The following DNA comes from Hyphococcus flavus.
CGCAAAGCGATTTCGGATGCGCGGCTGAATGACTGGCTGAAACGCAAGGCGATCGAACATCGCGTCGCGTCGCAATTCGGAAAGGCGGTGAGACCATGAGCGATCCGATCCTTTTCACCCATGACGGCGCCCGTGAATATCTCTCTGGCGCGAATCCGGACACGCTGACGCCGCCTATCATTCTCGGGCGCCGGCGGTTTTATTCCCGCGCGGCGCTTGACCGAGCGGTTAAGGAAAAGGCAGGCTTGCCGATTGATGACGGAGGGCGACCGGCCCCGGCTGATGTTTATGACCAATGGAAGAAAAATTGCGCTTAAAGGCTTGGCCGTGTCCCGCGCCAAGGGGCGGACATATTATTACGCCTGGCGCGGCGGCCCGCGCCTCACGGCGCCCTATGGCAGCGCGGAATTTTTGAAGCAATTCGCCGACGCCCATGCGGCCCGCAAGGCCCTGCCCGAAGCCGACACGATCGCCGGTCTCATTCTCGCCTTTCGCGCATCGAGGGAATTTAAAGCGCTGGCGAAAGCCACAAAAAAAGATCATGAGCGCGCCTTTCCGCACATATTGCGGGAATTCGGCGGCGCGCCCGTGGCCGCGTTTGACGATCCCCGCATCCGCCGGGACATCCGCAAATGGCATGACGGATTTGATCTTGACCGCCAGGCCGACAAGATGCTGGGCTCGCTGTCGCGCCTGTTAAGCTTTGCCGAAGCGGACGGCTTGATCGCCAGAAACCCGGCGCTCGCCATTAACAACCGCTACCACCGAGCGCCCGCGCCGGCGCCGTTGACCGAAGCCGCGCTTGAAACCGTGTTGACGGCGGCGACAACGCCGCCAGAGGCCGCGTATGCGATTTTATTGTGCGCACGGTCCGGTTTTTCCCGCACCGACGCCGCAAGCGTGACATGGGCGCATGTGAAACACGACCGCATCGACAAGCGCCGCGACAAGTCAAAGATCCGGGCGACGCCGCCCATGACGCCAGAGTTGAGACAGTGCCTTGACGACATGCCTCGCCCCGATGACGTCTTGACGATCCTGACAAACGCCGACGGGCGACCGTGGCCGTCCGCTGATGCACTGGGCAAGATTGTAAACAAGGCGCTGCATGACGCCGGCCTAGATCATACCATGCACGATTTGCGCGCCACCTACGCTTGT
Coding sequences within:
- a CDS encoding tyrosine-type recombinase/integrase; amino-acid sequence: MTNGRKIALKGLAVSRAKGRTYYYAWRGGPRLTAPYGSAEFLKQFADAHAARKALPEADTIAGLILAFRASREFKALAKATKKDHERAFPHILREFGGAPVAAFDDPRIRRDIRKWHDGFDLDRQADKMLGSLSRLLSFAEADGLIARNPALAINNRYHRAPAPAPLTEAALETVLTAATTPPEAAYAILLCARSGFSRTDAASVTWAHVKHDRIDKRRDKSKIRATPPMTPELRQCLDDMPRPDDVLTILTNADGRPWPSADALGKIVNKALHDAGLDHTMHDLRATYACFLMRKGATDEEVADALGWSIDTVRFIRRHYVDDEAIFAGRIAKFAATASAKKNGN